The Listeria cossartiae subsp. cossartiae genome includes the window TTTGGCACGGGATACAATATGATTACACCTTTAGAGGAAAAGACGATACGCGCGGTTGCACGAGCACATCACGAAACAAAAGCGCCAATCCATTCCCATACAGAAGCGGGAACGATGGCTTTAGAGCAAATCGAGATTTTAAAACAAGAAAATATCCCGTTAGAATATCTATCCATTGGTCATATGGACCGCAACCTCGACCCGTATTATCACAAGCAAGTTGCGAAAACAGGCGCATTTATGTCCTTCGATGGTATTGCTAAAATTAAATACGCGCCAGAAAGTGCTCGTATTGCCGCGATTCTATATTTAGTTTCAGAAGGATTTGAAGATCAAATTTTAGTTAGTGGTGATACCGCGAGAAAAACATACTATAAACATTACGGTCACGGCCCAGGACTCGAATACATCGCTAAAAAATGGGTGCCACGCTTTATCGATGAAGCAAACGAAAAAGGCTTTGATGGAGAAAAATTAGTCAAAAAATTCTTCGTGGATAACCCAGCTAGATGCTTTACATTTAAAAAATAGGAGGCGAAATCTGTGTTATATGCAGATGAAAATTCATTTGATATTGGCGCGAAAATCACGAAAACTAAACCAGTTATTTTGCCAATCGGAGCGGTCGAAGCGCATGGGCCACATTTGCCACTAGGGACAGACAATATTTTAGCGTCAGAATATTCTGCGAAAATAGCGGCGGAAACAGATGGATTCGTGCTTCCGGTATTACCGTACGGCCAAGTTTGGAGTTTGCAAGATTTTCCGGGAAGTTTGACGTTATCCAACGAAACGGTAACAAAAGTGGTCGTGGAAATTGGTGAAAGCCTTTATAAGCAAGGATTCAGGCTATTTGTACCAGTGAGCGGACACCTTGGCAACATGGCGGCGCTCAAAGATGCGGCGCGCGAACTATATGCCAAATACCCCGATATGATTATCCTGCACATTTTTTACCCGAATATCCAAAAATTAGCCATGGATGTGCGCGAAGGAACAGCCAATCACCATACCTACATTCATGCTTGTGAAATCGAAACATCACTCATGCTCTATTTATCCCCAGAAAATGCCGATATGAGTCGTGCAATTGATGATCCGCCAGTTTTACCAATTGATGCGGATTACACCCCAACCCCATGGCAAA containing:
- a CDS encoding creatininase family protein, translating into MLYADENSFDIGAKITKTKPVILPIGAVEAHGPHLPLGTDNILASEYSAKIAAETDGFVLPVLPYGQVWSLQDFPGSLTLSNETVTKVVVEIGESLYKQGFRLFVPVSGHLGNMAALKDAARELYAKYPDMIILHIFYPNIQKLAMDVREGTANHHTYIHACEIETSLMLYLSPENADMSRAIDDPPVLPIDADYTPTPWQNFTKTAVLGEATLATAEKGEYLIEKTLKTCVELIKLEQEKIRKSTKME
- a CDS encoding phosphotriesterase family protein, translated to MSFIRTFYGDIAPDQLGFTYSHEHIVCVPAYWQERDADDLLLDDKEKSQLDVQDFADLGGKTIVDATAVDYGRRVLDVAQISKETGIQIVGTAGFNKSFLWDGKIKPELKPIIGDFETYYEWIENTSTEKLTEFVVNEVENGLEGTPYKAGQVKFGTGYNMITPLEEKTIRAVARAHHETKAPIHSHTEAGTMALEQIEILKQENIPLEYLSIGHMDRNLDPYYHKQVAKTGAFMSFDGIAKIKYAPESARIAAILYLVSEGFEDQILVSGDTARKTYYKHYGHGPGLEYIAKKWVPRFIDEANEKGFDGEKLVKKFFVDNPARCFTFKK